The Geobacillus genomosp. 3 genome segment CTCTTCCGCCGGAAACAGAATCCCCATCTTGATTTTATCGCGCCCTTTCATGAACCGCTTTTGAAAATTGACGATCATGGACTGATCGTACACCTTCAGTGTCGGATGATAATGTTTTCCCCGAACTCCTTTTGTCGTTCCGCTCGTCATAAACACACGTTCAGCCTGCTCAGGAGGCGTGCAGCTTAGCGTCAATTCTTTAAACGCATTGATCGGCACAGCGGGAATGTCCCGCCACGTTTTCACCGTTCTTGCCGTTTTTCCTTTTTGCCTGCAATATGTACGATACGGAAGATTGTTTTCGTATTGATAGGCAAATAGCTGCAAGGCATACTCGTTAAACTCATCTTCCGAGGACGTTTCCTTATTGATAAACGAAAGCAAACATTCGACGATTTCTTGTTGTGTCATATTTTCCAACCCTTTCTGCTCTATCCCCATTCCACTCTCGCAAAAAAGCACTTTGCGCGCGGCAAAGTGCTTCAAAATGCTTCCTTTCCCTGCGCTGGCATTATCCAACAGGTTCAACGGTCAACGGCGGATTAGCCGTACTCTCAGCCTGATTCCACAAGCTCCCGTAAGTGTATGATCTTTTTACAATCAAAGTCTACTCTCTAAAAAAAAAGAATGCAAGAAAAAAGCGATGGAAGCATCCTCCATCTGTGCGCGCAAACATCCGGCCAAGCCGCGGCAGATGAAGGCGGTGACGGAGTGAACCACAGCCTATAGAAGGGGCTGTCTTCAAAAAGTTGTGTTCTTCCGTTTTCCGTCAGTCATTACGCCTATATAGAGAAGGTGTCCCGTTAGTTAGGACACCTTCCTTATACTTGAACCGCGGTGGAGGCGGCCTGTGCCAGCTGTTCGCATTGGCGTAGGCGGATGCCGAAAAGGACAAGCGGGTCGCGATACGCTTCCGGATTCGTGCGCATCTGCTTCAATTCCCCTTCCTGGGCGGCAATTTCAAGCTCCAACCGCTCCAACGTTTCCGTTAACACTGCCAACGACGGCTGGAAAAATTGGGCAATGTCGCGTTCGAGCGATTTCGCAAACCATTCAAACGGCAGCAACAACTGCCCGATAACCGTTTCCGCCACATCGGCATAATCTTGCGTTTGGATAAACTGTTTATACTTTTGCGCCAACATCGCCTTATTTTGCGCGAAGGCGCCAAGCAGTTTGCCCGCCCCCTTCAAGAGCAGCTGCCCCGGCGTGCGGCGGAGGAAAACGTTCAACTTGTCAATTTGCGTGCCGCCTGCGAGCCGGTCAATATCGCGCCGCCAATCGGTCAAAATGCGGAAATCGCACTCGAGCGCAAGCCGCTCCTCACCGAACATAGCGTTAAACCCTTCACTCATTTCATGCAAAAACGCCTGGCATTCATGGAATTCCTCTTCTGTCGCGGCAATCCAATCGTTCATGGCGCGATGCAAATTCGGCAGCACCTCTTCATCGACATAAGCGCGAAGCTGTTCGTTCACGCTGTCATTCAGCTCGAGGTGAAGGCGGGAAAAGTCACTGTCTTCCCGCACAAAGTCGGCCGCTTTGCGCAATATATCCGGAATCGCCGCTGCCACGGCCGTCCGCGTCTCTTCCAAAACAGCGCGGAACGCTTTTACGATTTTCGCGGTTTTCTCCTCTTGCTGATCGCCGAGTTGGTGGATCGCCCCATTCAGCTTGGCGGCCATTTCTTTTTTCCAGACGACCGATTCCGCCAGCCGTCTTTCCGCCTCAGCCCGCTGTCGGAACAAATGGGCAATGAACCGGCGAATTGTCGCCAATATCGCTTCTTCCCGGCGAACGGAAGACCGATGCTGACGCACCTCACCAAGCAAGCCGACAAGCTCCTGTTGCTGCCTGCGGCTTGGCGCGTGCGGCGAATAGACGATCACGTTCGCCTCCGGCACGACGGTGCGAATATGCGCCTCGATGTCTTGGGCGATCCGTGCCGCTTCCTGTTCATCGATCATCCCGTCACCCGGCGGCAACAAAAAGTGAATCGGCACGTGCGACGCCCGCTCGCAAAGCTGCAGCACGAGCTGTTCATCGACGCTAGAAAATGGATCATCACCGTTTAGAAGAAAAAGAATACTATCGGCGAGCGGGAATGAGGCGAACGCCTCATGGTCGGAAAAGGCGCGCCCGCCAAGCGGGCCGATGTCCAAAAAGGCCACCTCCTGCGGTACGAGCGGAAACGGCGCCGTGCACTCAATCACCGTATCATCAGGAAATCGGCTTCCCCGCCCCCCCGATGTTTGTTGAAACTCATCGAGGCTCGCAAAAACTGTAAACTGTTCATCACTAATTTTCGTCACT includes the following:
- a CDS encoding tetratricopeptide repeat protein; the protein is MGFEQQLVHKTFYETLIDTGERDTVYALGDIFFAAYRDGADLSSIRFAQGEVYFHRRDYETAIFKWENVHNDLRPWAQKNIADSYYELGQLQSAEELYRSIEAESETLQAEIILRLFSLYRELGEREKADEMIKRGVALYPDYPNMTEWARAFFEEQGDWESAIELALGEAVRTSARRWADILTGYVEQGHARVMAPARFSRCLTLLYETDRVKFERLVQALWNGYQDGDVYFSWLAEWNRLYDELAIGRDYEWKRIPSLLAEAYAGLVKGRYRVKELVEVVPPLLKSWVNLAGGSGRAEAAAALLAWSEKFPDSFDDETVKNAAKQLVRADAKSGEAGVALFEEIADWAEVQRAGSHFRFRWLVRQLSDLRLHRVLIAGASRNERLAFLRTVVGEAALVAPSAPVLVWKSGDETEVTKISDEQFTVFASLDEFQQTSGGRGSRFPDDTVIECTAPFPLVPQEVAFLDIGPLGGRAFSDHEAFASFPLADSILFLLNGDDPFSSVDEQLVLQLCERASHVPIHFLLPPGDGMIDEQEAARIAQDIEAHIRTVVPEANVIVYSPHAPSRRQQQELVGLLGEVRQHRSSVRREEAILATIRRFIAHLFRQRAEAERRLAESVVWKKEMAAKLNGAIHQLGDQQEEKTAKIVKAFRAVLEETRTAVAAAIPDILRKAADFVREDSDFSRLHLELNDSVNEQLRAYVDEEVLPNLHRAMNDWIAATEEEFHECQAFLHEMSEGFNAMFGEERLALECDFRILTDWRRDIDRLAGGTQIDKLNVFLRRTPGQLLLKGAGKLLGAFAQNKAMLAQKYKQFIQTQDYADVAETVIGQLLLPFEWFAKSLERDIAQFFQPSLAVLTETLERLELEIAAQEGELKQMRTNPEAYRDPLVLFGIRLRQCEQLAQAASTAVQV